CTAACAGCTGAGCGGCCCAGGCACCGCCGCACACCACAATGCGCTCAGCCTTCAGCGGCCCCTGAGAAGAGACAATGCCATCTACCTTGCCATTGCTATCACTAAACCCACTGACATCACACTGCTCGCGCAGCGTGACATTAGGTATCGCTGCCAGCCGGGCTTTCAGCGCTTTAGCTAGGCGTGGGTTGCGCACGCTGCCCAGCGTCGGCATCCATAGGGCGCTGTCAGCTGCCATCGCCACGTCTGGTTCTTTATCGCGGACAAAGTCTTTTTCCACTCGCTCAAGAGGCTTGCCCAGCTGGCGCGACCAGCGCAGCGCGTCCTCAGCATCGTCCACGTTCAGATACAGCAGCCCTTTTTGGCGATACTCAGGATCAATACCGGTTTCTTCCAACAGCCGCAGCGCTAAAGAGGGATAAACGCCTTCAGACCAGCGTGACAGCTGCGACACCGCCGCGGCGTAGCGCCATGGATAAAGCGGCGACACAATGCCACCACCGGCCCATGAAGCCTCTTTCCCGCACTCGCCGCGTTCAACCAGCGTTACTTGCTGGCCAGCGTCGGCTAATTGCAACGCCGTCATCATACCGATGACGCCGCCACCAATAATTAAGAAATCGCTCACAAAAATGTCCGTTTTAGCTTACATAAAAAATGCTCAGCGACGTCTAGTGTGACCTATGAGCTTAAGAGATTCGCTGCTGGCAACGGACAATGAGCATAGCGCGGGCATTAACAGGGTCAAGTGGGGAGGTGGCGATGAGCGACAGCAAGATCAAAAAAAACACCTCGTTTGAAGGTGGATTTACGCT
This DNA window, taken from Vreelandella profundi, encodes the following:
- the thiO gene encoding glycine oxidase ThiO; translation: MSDFLIIGGGVIGMMTALQLADAGQQVTLVERGECGKEASWAGGGIVSPLYPWRYAAAVSQLSRWSEGVYPSLALRLLEETGIDPEYRQKGLLYLNVDDAEDALRWSRQLGKPLERVEKDFVRDKEPDVAMAADSALWMPTLGSVRNPRLAKALKARLAAIPNVTLREQCDVSGFSDSNGKVDGIVSSQGPLKAERIVVCGGAWAAQLLAQLEVRLPVRPVKGQMIAYQAPKGLVQRVVLKDGRYIIPRADGLLLVGSTLEEAGFDKTTDEAALASLKQSAEAIVPALANCPVANQWAGLRPGSPDGVPFIGALPERPNVFVNAGHYRNGLVLAPASTHLLVDQLLGRTPLVDPAPYQLTPARLAAI